A region of Flocculibacter collagenilyticus DNA encodes the following proteins:
- the prc gene encoding carboxy terminal-processing peptidase translates to MGKVLSCLIGAVSVVTLPSFAVKVNSTVSINELPVLSQEQQHTAAIKRLTQHFTRNHYIEVELSDTLSEKIYHRYLKSLDSNKSYFLADDVKKFDHLEKSFDDAIEKRKLEDAYSIFNLNMKRRFQRFEYALSLLDKEMKFDVKDEYFYDREDADWAANEAELNEIWRQKVKFDALSLKLTGKDWSEIKDVLTKRYNNAIKRLSQSQSEDAFQIIMNAYARSIEAHTSYLSPRNADRFRMEMNLSLEGIGAVLQSDEDYTVIRSLVPGGPADKTEQLKPKDKIIGVAQGDEEFVDIIGWRLDDVVELIKGPKGTSVKLQIISGEKASSDSTKEVVIVRDKIKLEDRAAKSEVFEPTYSKIDAKLGVITIPSFYNNLARDVRLEIDKLLKEKVDGIVIDLRDNGGGSLEEATRLTGLFIDKGPVVQIRSGRGNVNVKKDHDGRTFYDGPLTVLVNRYSASASEIFAAALQDYGRAIVIGEQTFGKGTVQQHRGLSRVFDLYDNKLGSVQYTMAKFYRINGGSTQHKGVIPDIQFPSAIDPSEWGESQEENALPWDSIGKAGYIAQGEMNQLVNKLEQAHQQRIKSEPEFKYLANDIERYKTEKDKKSISLVEAERKAKREDNEKTNLVRANERLERLGLEKVKSLDDLPKEVEEIDPFLEEAANITADLIMYDKLAKK, encoded by the coding sequence TTCTATTAACGAGCTACCCGTATTGAGTCAAGAACAGCAACACACCGCTGCGATAAAACGGTTGACTCAGCACTTTACCCGTAATCACTACATTGAAGTAGAATTGTCAGACACATTGTCTGAAAAAATTTATCATCGATATTTAAAGTCGCTTGATAGTAACAAAAGCTATTTTTTAGCTGATGACGTCAAAAAATTTGATCATTTAGAGAAATCTTTTGATGATGCAATAGAAAAACGCAAGCTTGAAGATGCATACTCTATTTTCAACTTAAACATGAAGCGTCGTTTTCAGCGTTTTGAATACGCACTTTCACTTCTAGATAAAGAAATGAAGTTTGACGTAAAAGATGAATATTTTTACGATCGAGAAGATGCCGACTGGGCTGCAAACGAAGCTGAGTTAAATGAAATTTGGCGTCAAAAAGTTAAGTTTGACGCGTTAAGTTTAAAGTTAACGGGCAAAGATTGGAGCGAAATAAAAGACGTTCTTACTAAACGTTATAACAATGCGATTAAGCGTTTAAGCCAATCCCAAAGCGAAGATGCCTTCCAAATCATAATGAACGCTTATGCAAGAAGCATTGAAGCGCACACCTCATATTTATCACCAAGAAATGCAGACCGTTTCCGTATGGAAATGAACCTTTCATTAGAAGGTATTGGGGCTGTATTACAATCAGATGAAGACTACACAGTTATTAGGAGCCTAGTACCAGGCGGACCTGCTGATAAAACTGAACAGTTAAAGCCTAAAGACAAAATTATTGGCGTTGCACAAGGTGACGAAGAATTTGTTGATATCATTGGCTGGCGTTTAGATGATGTTGTTGAATTAATTAAAGGACCAAAAGGAACGTCGGTTAAGTTACAAATTATCAGTGGTGAAAAAGCATCAAGTGATAGCACTAAAGAAGTTGTTATCGTACGAGATAAAATTAAACTTGAAGACAGAGCTGCTAAGTCTGAAGTATTTGAGCCAACCTATTCTAAAATTGACGCCAAACTGGGTGTAATTACTATTCCTAGCTTTTATAACAATTTAGCTAGAGACGTTAGACTTGAAATAGACAAGCTTTTAAAAGAAAAAGTAGACGGCATAGTTATCGATTTACGAGATAATGGTGGCGGTTCATTAGAAGAAGCCACTCGTTTAACAGGTTTGTTTATTGACAAAGGGCCTGTAGTACAAATACGAAGCGGCCGAGGTAATGTTAATGTTAAAAAAGACCATGATGGCAGAACGTTTTATGATGGTCCATTAACGGTTTTAGTAAATCGCTACAGTGCATCAGCCAGTGAGATATTTGCAGCTGCTTTACAGGATTATGGTCGTGCGATTGTTATTGGTGAGCAAACCTTTGGTAAAGGTACTGTTCAACAACATCGTGGTTTAAGTCGAGTATTTGATCTTTATGATAATAAGCTGGGCAGCGTACAATACACCATGGCGAAGTTCTATCGGATTAATGGTGGCAGCACCCAACACAAAGGGGTTATTCCTGATATTCAATTCCCATCAGCAATTGATCCAAGTGAATGGGGTGAAAGCCAAGAAGAAAACGCTTTGCCTTGGGATAGTATTGGTAAAGCGGGATATATTGCTCAAGGTGAAATGAATCAATTAGTGAATAAGCTGGAACAAGCGCATCAACAGCGTATAAAAAGTGAGCCAGAATTTAAGTATTTGGCTAACGATATTGAACGTTATAAAACGGAAAAAGATAAGAAGTCTATTTCTTTAGTTGAAGCAGAGCGTAAAGCTAAACGTGAAGATAATGAAAAAACTAACTTGGTTAGGGCGAATGAGCGACTTGAACGCCTTGGTTTAGAAAAAGTTAAATCATTAGACGACTTGCCTAAAGAAGTAGAAGAAATCGATCCATTTTTAGAAGAGGCAGCGAATATTACTGCCGATTTAATAATGTATGATAAATTAGCTAAAAAATAA